Proteins from a single region of Pseudorasbora parva isolate DD20220531a chromosome 22, ASM2467924v1, whole genome shotgun sequence:
- the LOC137058260 gene encoding uncharacterized protein has product MPLTLNLAKCEVGKATVTYLGKKLGHGFVKPVEAKIEAILNFPKPCNKRELRWFLGMSGYYRGFCKNFSSVVAPLTDLLSTTRVCKWNCECDRAFEAAKDLLCNAHVLLAPDFDFPFKLQVDASTSGAGAVLIQEDAHCIEHPVSYLASEVI; this is encoded by the coding sequence ATGCCTCTAACCCTGAACCTGGCAAAGTGTGAGGTAGGAAAGGCCACAGTGACCTACCTGGGGAAAAAGTTGGGTCATGGTTTTGTAAAGCCAGTGGAAGCTAAGATTGAAGCCATTCTGAACTTTCCTAAGCCCTGCAACAAGCGTGAACTTCGATGGTTCCTGGGGATGTCAGGTTATTACAGGGGCTTCTGCAAGAACTTTTCATCAGTAGTTGCTCCCCTCACAGACTTGTTAAGCACAACAAGAGTTTGTAAGTGGAACTGTGAATGTGACCGAGCTTTTGAAGCAGCAAAAGATCTCTTATGTAATGCTCATGTGCTGCTGGCACCTGACTTTGATTTCCCATTCAAACTGCAAGTGGATGCCAGCACTtctggtgctggagcagttctgATCCAGGAGGATGCTCACTGCATTGAACACCCTGTTTCCTATTTAGCATCAGAAGTCATATAG